The Polyangium mundeleinium genome contains the following window.
CGCTGCGACTGCCCTTCAGCTCGTCCCCGGACAAGATTGCCTTCATGTCCATGCGGTCGAGCACGGCACCGCGCAGCCGCTCGCGGTACGCTCGAATGCGTTCTGGAGGGCACTTGCACGTCCTGTCCTTCGTGCCGTGGAAGCCGCACGGGCACGGAAGAACCGACGCGACGGTGAGCGGTCGGGCCGGGAAGACCACGCGGGTCTGGCGCTGGCAGACGACCGATTGCCCGTCCTTGAGCACGCCATCGAGCACTGCGAGCGCCCGCTTCTTGAACTCCAGCAGCTCGTCCAAGAACAAGACGCCGAGGTGTGCGAGCGACACCTGCCCAGGCCGCACCGGGAGGCCGCCGCCGACGAGGCCCACCTCGCTCACCGTGTAATGCGGCGCCTGCAAGGGCCTCTGCGTGATGAGGCCCTGGGAGGTGTGGAGCAGGCCCGCCACCGAATGAATCGACGTCACCTCGAGCGCCTCCTCGCGGGTGAGCGGGGGCATCACCGTGGGCAGGCGCCGGCAGAGCATCGTCTTCCCTGACCCAGGCGAGCCGATGAAGAGCAGCGGATGGAGGCCGGCGGCCGAGAGCTCCAGTGCACGACGGCCGGCAACGAGACCTTGGATATCTGCGAGGTCGACTTCCGCGAGCGGAGGCGCTTTCAGGAAGTCTCGCGCGAACTGGAGCTGCCCGGTGCCCCGCAGCGATTCGGCCACGTCCTGCAGATGCGCCGCGACCTGAACCTCCATGTGCTGCACGCTCGACGCCTCGGGGCCATTGGACCAGGGCACGATGGCGCGCGACATGTCCTTCACCCCGAGCAATGCGGGCAGCACGCCACGCACGGGGCGCACGGCGCCGGTCAGCGCGAGCTCGCCAAAGATGATCGTGCGCGGGAGCGGCTTCTGCTCGAGGGCCATGAGCAGCGCCGTCGCCACGGCGAGGTCGAGCATTCCGTCGTTGCGGGTGCCGGCCGGGGAGAACTCGACCATGACCTTGTAGCCGTCGAGCCACTTCCCAAGCCTCGCAAGCGCGGACAGCACGCGGGCCTTGGTATCGCGGACGCTGGCCTCCGCGAGGCCGATCAGCTCGACGGTGCTCGATCCTGCCTCGATCGTGACCACGATGCTGACCAGCGTGGCGACGAGACCCGTGAGCGCGATGGACAAAACCTCGCTGCGGAGAGGTTTCTCCGGCAGGGGATCGGTCCCCATAGTGGTCTCCTTTTTGGGTGATTGAAGCGGAAGGAAGAGGGCCCGGAGGCGTGATGCCCCCGGACCCTTGGTGATCAGAAGTCTCCGGACTCCTGCTTCGACCCGCCGGTGCTCATCGGCTCGCCCTCGGTCAGCTCCTGCCCGCCGAGCTTGCCCTTCTCGATGGCGCTCCGCAGCGCGACGGCCACGTTCGGCATGATGAGCTCGACCTCCTCGGCGAAGAACTCCGTCTCGGCCCGCGTGAGGCGCACGCCCCGCCACTCCTTCCGCCCGCGCCGCTTGTCGGCGGGCAACTCGTCCTCGTGGATGTAGACGTGCCCGTCGCTGGCGAGCGCGAACGAGGCCATGCACTCCTCCACGCGATCCTGCTCCTCGGTCTCCGCATTCTTCGTGGGCGACTGCTTGGACGACATGTGTCTCCCTGAAAAAGCGAATGCGGCGCACGGAAGAACCGCACGCCGCATTGTTGTTGCGGTTTTCGCTCAATCCTCTTCGGGCAAGAGGATCGTGATGACCGCCTCGCCGTCGTCGCCGGGCCCGATGATGGCCTTCAGCTCGACAAGGGACGGTTCGATCGTGTCGGTGACGACATGCAACTCGTACCGGACTTCGACTTCATCCGGCCGTTGCAGGGCGGCACAGCGGAACATCCAGAGGATGTCCCACGTCCTGCCCGTCGTGTCGTTTCCCGCCTTCTCCGCAGCCGGGGACAGCTCGACGTACCTCTCCCAGACGGAGCGCGTCAGCGCCACCGGCGCCTTGATTCCAGCCTGCTTCGCGAGCTCGGTGACGTCGACGAGCGTGCCGTCTTCGAGTGCCTGTGCGCGGCTGTAGGCCGCAATCAAGACAAACTCTCCACCGACATCATCATCTTCGTCGCTCACGTTGCCTCCGCGAGCAGCGTGATGCTCGAGCCCTCGGTCATCGCCTTGTCGTTGAGCTCGGTGTATTGCGCGGACCTCTTCCGGAGCGGCGAGTCCTCCGCGATGGAGCACTCGATCGCCACCGTCCAGAGCCGCGCGCCGATGCTCGACGCCGCGTCGACCGACTTCTTCTGCTCCTCCTCGTTCCGGTCGATGCCGTCCGTGACGAGGATGATGTCGGCGCCGTGCTGGCCCTTCTGCGCGAGCGCCTTCACCTGATCCACCGCAACCCCGAGGGCCAGACCGATCGCCGTTCCACCGCTGAGGAAGTGAAGGATCATCTTCACGATCCCAGCGCTGTCTCCGGGCTTCACGATCTGCACCACGGTGGACGTCGCGTAATGGACCACCGCCACGGGCCGATTCTCCTCCGAGGCGACGCGAGCGAGCGCCACCGCAGCGGCCTTCGCCCACTCGTTCCGAATACCGGACATGCTGCCCGATTCGTCGAGCGCGAGCACGAGCGGCCCCTTCGACTTCTTCGTCGTTCCCCGGACCGCGTACTGCGCGGCCCGGCGAGAGGCGATTCGTTCGAGGGCCACGATCTCGATCTGCGGGTCCGTCAGGAGCACCGTCTCTGCCGGCAGAAGCCGGGCGACGTCATTGCCCTGCTCGACCGAGTACACCTCGCCCGAGACCCCGTGGACCTTGCTCGCGTGGGCGCCGCGGAGCGAAGCGAACATGCGACCTGCCAGCCGAGCGATACGCTCGATCCGATCCATGTCGTCTCCCGTAGCATCCACTTGCCGGACTTGCGCCCAGGCTGCCGAAAGATCCCAGCCGAAGCCATCGGAGAGGTGCTTGACCTGCTTCGCCTTCTTGTCGAACGTCGCCCACTCTTCGCGCGCGGCGCTCCGCATATCGAAGCCCGAGGCACCCTCAGGGACATGCTTCCCCGCCTTCCACAAGAGCCCGAACGCGTAGGCCGCGCCGACCTCGTCGAGGGCGAGAAAGGCCATGTACTCCGCGGGAACGGTATCCCTCACGGCCTCCGCGAATGACCGCGTCGGCGGATCCCGCCCGAGACCCACGATCGCATTCCAGAGGTCACCGGCCTTCTCCGCGTCCTCGAAGGAAGCCTCCTTGACGCAGAGATGCCGGCGCCTCGCCTGCAAAAACGTGCCCATGGCTTACGGCAGCGCGTAGCGCTTCGAGAGGTCGGCCGTGAGCGCGTCGTGGGCCTTCTTGAGCTCGTCGAGCTTCGGCTGAATGCGCGCGTGGGCGCGGCGCGACACGCCGTTCTTCAGCATGTCCTGCACGCGCTTGCCCGCCTCCGTGACCTTGTCCGCGAGCTGCGGCAATGCGGACTGATACGACGCCGGCTCCGTCGGTCGATTCGCGTATCCCCGGAGTGCTTCGTCCACGATATCGATCGCCTGAGCGACGACCGAGCGATCCACCGTCTGCAAGACCGCGACGACACGCGCCCGATCCTCCGGCTTGTTCCAGAGCCCGTACTTCAGGACGGAGAGGTGATCGAGCTCGACCGTGGGCGCATCGTCGAGCCACGCCGCGGCCTTGAGGACACGCGTGAGCGCGATCCAGCGCCGATCCGAAAGGACAAGGCCGTCCGCCTTCAGCGCCGTACGGAGCCGGAGCAGCTCCTCGACGACGCGCTGGGGCACCTCGAGTCGCTGCACGTCCTTGCACGCTGCATCCCACTCCGCGAGAGCGATCTGCGCCGCGGGCTTGTACTCGGGCGGCGCAGCCACGAGCTGCATCCACGTCGCGTCCGCCTGCACGTACTCGACAACGTCGCGCAGGAGGAAACGATCGTAGATCGCCGCGAGAATCTCCTCCTCGGGCAGCTCGTTCGAGGCGCCGACGAGCAGCCGCAGGGGGATCGGCTGTCCCTTGTAGAGCCGCTCGTTCATCGCGCTCAGGAACGCATTGAGCACGCTGTCCGAGCCCTTGAAGACCTCGTCGAGAAAGGCGCACTCGACGGCCGCGAGACGGCCATCCAGGTTCCTCTCCCAGAGGTCGTTCTTCAGCGCCGAGAGCTTCACGGGGCCGAAATACTCGTCCTCGGTGCCGAACTTCGTGACGAGCGTCTGGAACTTCCGCGCGTCCGGGAACGACGCGAGGAACCCGAAGAAGAGCGCGCTCTTCGCCGTGCCCGGAGGCCCGACGAGCAGGGCGTGGCTCTGTGAGAGCGCGGCGAGGATGATGCACTCGATCGCATCCTCGCGCTCGCGGAAGGCCGCGTTGAGGCCGTCGCGCACGGCACGGAACCGGGCGCGGACGGAGCCGATATCGATGGATCCGTTTTTCTTCATGCTGGTTATCCGAGATGAAAAGAAGCCGCCACGGCGCCCGCCTCGGCGTCACCCGAAGCGGGGCCGGTTTGTCGAAGAATCAGTCGGTGATGGGCACCGTGAACGAGGGCTCGCTGGACACGCCGCCACCGCCACCACCGCCCGCGAGCTGGCGCTGGAATCTGTCCTTGAGCTCCTTCACCTTCGCGGTGATCTTGTCGGAGACCCCCGCGAGCACGCCGCGGTAGAGCTCGGCCTTCGCGACGAGCTCGTTGCAGAACTGGACGCGCCGGGTGAGCGCGTCCTGCCGCATGCCGTCGGTGGTCGCCTTCTCGAGGTCCTTGAGGAGCTCGCCGATGTCGGCCTCGAGCGCACCCTGCGCCGCGGACTTCGCGGTGGCGAGGTTGTCCGGCGCGTCGTGCATGACGATGGTGATCGGCTCGACGCGCAGGTCCTCGAGCGCCGGCTTGAGCCGCTGCCACCGCTCGCACGAGGAGGGCGGGAGCAGGTACATGCCGCCGCGATTGCGAAGCGGGACGCCCGAGAGGGCCTTCACCATCGCGACGAGAGCCCCCGAGATGTCCTTCGTCTCGCAGTGCGCGATGAGGTGGTTGGCGTGCGCGGCGATGTTCTCCGCGTGCGCCATGGCCTCCTCGAGCCCGGGGGCGCCATCGGGGGGCAAGGAGACGACCCTGCTCGAGGCGAGGTCGACCCGGCACCGCGCACCGCACGGGTACTGGTCGCCCGCCTCGCCCCCGCCGCTCCTCCGCACGTAGATGCCGAAGGACGCGGGGGTGTCGCCATTGGGGTTGGCGAAGGGCTGGACGAGGATGCCCGAGGGGCGCTTCACCTCGCCAGCGGCGCGGGAAAGGGCCGTGGCGGGGTCGACGTCCAGGATGAGGTGGTCGAAGCCCTCGGGCTGGAGGAGCACGCGGGCGCGCTCGCGGGAGACATTGATACGCTCGGTATTCCACCCGACGATGTCGCCGATATGGCGTCCACCGGCGGCGGCCATCTTGCGCTGCGCTTGACGGATGTCGGCGACAGCGCCGTTCTTACCTGCCATGGAATTGGTCCGAAGATAGGACGCAATGCTGTGCGCACGCGGTCCGGAGACGGGAGGCGCCGAAGACGGTGCTCGTCGCGGCGCCGTGTCGAGGACGCGCTCTATGTGAAGAGCGCCATGGAGACCACCTCGTCGCCGAGCGGAAAGGCCGGGCGGCGTGGCCTGGGCGGGGGTCGCGTCACCTGCTGGACGACAGGCGGCATGAGGTAGACGTGCAGCCCGAATGCAATGTCCTTCGGGGCCACGGTTTGCGAGATGAAGTTCAGGCCCCCGCGCCCGTTCTTCCACCGGAAGTGGAGCCCATGGGTGTCGAGCCAGGCGACGAGATCGTCGTACTGTCTCGGAAGAACCCCGGCCACCTGTACGAGGAATGGGCGGGGCATTCGGACCTCGAATGCCCGGACCACGTGGAAAGCGATGAACTTGTTCCCCGCGTCGGCGAGGAGCGGGCCGAGCAGAAGGAGCGGGTCGAGGTAGATCCGATCGCCCTGCCACACAGCCGTCGAGGCGAGCCGGCCGGCGGCGGAAGACGCGCGCCGGCTCATCTTCTCCACGTGTTCGGCCCGGAGCGCCTCGACGCGCCGGTGAAGATGCGCCTGGAGCTCGGGCGCGATGTGCTGGTCGAGCTTGCCGATGAAAGACCGGAGCTTTTCCGGCTCCACGCCGAGGACAGGCGCGAGCTGATCGCCTTCCTCTTCGAGATACCAGCTCAGGCTTTTCGTGTTCGGCTTGGCGAGGCGCAGCACGCGCCCGAGGTCTTCCAGGCTAGGCCGCCTCGGCATGCACGAGCTCGTGCTCGGGGAGCACCGGCTCCGGGCGGTCGAAGTCCGGCGGGGGCACGGGAGGCTGGCCGGGCGGGCGCTTCGCCTGCGTGGCGAGGGCCTTGAAGAACTCCATGTCCGGCGTGTTGTTCTTCGCCGCCCGCGCGATGCGGCGAGCGACGGTGTACGGGTTCATGGAGCGCGGGACGCGCAGCTCGGTGATGCCGAGCGAGAGGAAGAGGCGACGCTCGGCGAGCGTGCCATAGCGGAGCACGCGACCATTGACGCGCATAATCGTAATCCTTTCCGGAAACAAGAGGGCGCCCCGGAGCACGGCATTGCGTGCCAGCGAGACGCCCTGGTCGACGGATGACGGAATGGGTTTCAGCGGTCCCAGAGCCGGCTGGGTCGCCACGGCGGCGGCTCCTCATCGTCGTCCTGGATGAAGAGGTGCCGCTGATGCGGTGGGACGTGCGGGCCTGGGGAGTGGCCGTACGGCGAGGCCGGCCGCGTCGGCGCGTGCCGGAAGGCCAGCATCGCGACGGGCTGGTTGCGATCGACGAGCACGATGCCCGTGAACACGGAGCCGTCGGAGCTGACGAGCTCGACGCCGGGCGGCGGTCGGGCCGCCTCGCGGAGCCAGTCGAGCGCCTCTTCGGCGGAGGGGCCGAGGTTTTTCAGACGGCGCCGCAGTTCTTCGAGGAGAGCTTCGCCGAGAACGTCGGCTACGAGTTCGAGGGCCAGATGGCCTCGGTCACGACGGCGAGGACGACGCCGGCGACGAGCGCGGCGGCGCCTTTCTTGGCGCTGTCATTGCCGAGCACACGCTTGATGAACGAGGTGCCGGGGTTCTCGGGATTCGACGGGGCAGCGTTGGGCGTGAGGGGCATGGCTTCTCCTGGATACCTTTCCGAGTTGATTTGAACGATGGGGCTCGTCAGCCCAGGCAGACGGTGATGATCTGCGCGACCATCGTGATGACGGCCGCCGCGATACGCAGCGCCTTGCTGACCGCTTTGGGGTCACGAAGGAAGCGAGAGAGACGGGACATCACAATGACCTCCGAGGTGATGGGGTTCCCCAGATTATTATCTCCGCGATATCACTGTTCTTGCGTTGCCCTGCGGACCCATTCATCGGCGACGAACGAGCTGAAGCGGCCCGACGCGGTGACGATGATGTGGTCGACGAGGGGCATTCCGATGAGATCGGCAATCCCCTGCACGCGGACGGTCAGCTTGACGTCCTCGATCGACGGGTTGTGATCGCCGCCCGGATGGTTGTGGACGAGCACGAACCCGGACGCGGCGAGCTCGAGCGCCGCACGCAGGATGTCGGAGGTGCGGACCGCGAGGGCGTGAAGGCCGCCGCGGGCAATCAGCCTTGCGCCGCGGAATTCGTTCTGGCCGCTGAGTGCGATGATGTGCATCTCCTCGTGCGCCAGATGTCCGAGCCGGGGGTGGGCCCATGCGGCAACGCTGGCAGAGCAGGTGATCTTGGGCGCGCTCGCGCCTTCGATCAGCCTGCGGTGGCCGAGCTCGAAGGCGGCGGCGAGGCGGGTGGCCTCGTCGAGGGTGAGGCCGAAGCGCTCGGTGAGCGCCGTGGGGGTGAAGCGGGCGAGCGTGGGAAGACCGCCAAGAGACGCAAGGACATGTGCGGCGACGCCGGGGCGTCCGAGCACGAGGTCGATCAGGTTCTCGGTGGTGGACGGCTTGAGGTTGATGATAGGAGCGGTGAGAGACGCGTCAGGCGAGCCTGTCACGGATGCAGGGCCTCCTTTCCGATGCCGTGGCTCTTATCTCCGCGGTGTTCACGAGTTTTCCCGGGGACGGATCGAGAGCGCGTCCAGGCGACCGTCAGAAGAACCGGTACAACCACGTAGGGGGCACCACTTGGCACGAGCAGGCGCGTGGCTAAGCTGCCGACGATCAGGTCAAGAGGAGAAGCTGATGCCGAGGAACACCGCTGCCGCCGAGGTGGAGACCACCGTCGACGAACAAGCACAAGCCGAGGAGATGGCCCCCGAGCTGCGCGATCGATGCGACAAGGTTCGCAAGGCGCTCGTCAAGGCGGGTCCCCAGGACACCCGCGCCCGCTACCAGCTCGGGGAGCTGGTCAAGGACGCGAAGACGGATGAAGAGAAGTACGGCAAGAAGGCCGTGGCCCAGATCGCGGTCTCCCTGGGCTACGATGAGAAGACGCTCTACCGATACGCGCTGGTCGCGAAGGCTTGGTCCCTGGACGAGCTCAACGAACTGCTGAAGCAGTCCTCGCTGAAGACCGGCATGCCGATCGGCTTCTCGCACCTGCTCGAGATCGCGGGCATCGACGACAAGCGGAAGCGCAGGAAGTACGTCAACCAGGTTCTCAAGGAGGGGCTGTCGGTGCGGGAGCTCAAGGTCCGCATCACGGCTGAGCGCGTGGCGGCCGGCGAAGAGCCGGAGATCGACACGGCGAAGACCCTGAGTGGCATGCGCTCCGCGTCCAAGAACTGGCTCGGGCGCGTTCGCGACTGGGAGGAGCGCCTCCTCCCTGCACTGGACGGGGCCCCGCCTACCCCGGAGGTCCGTGCGAAGTTCGAGGAGATGCTCGAGCAGCAACGTGAGCTCGTGAAGCGACTCCAGAACGTCAACGAGAGACTCGACTCCTGGCTCGGCGCGCCGCC
Protein-coding sequences here:
- a CDS encoding YifB family Mg chelatase-like AAA ATPase, coding for MGTDPLPEKPLRSEVLSIALTGLVATLVSIVVTIEAGSSTVELIGLAEASVRDTKARVLSALARLGKWLDGYKVMVEFSPAGTRNDGMLDLAVATALLMALEQKPLPRTIIFGELALTGAVRPVRGVLPALLGVKDMSRAIVPWSNGPEASSVQHMEVQVAAHLQDVAESLRGTGQLQFARDFLKAPPLAEVDLADIQGLVAGRRALELSAAGLHPLLFIGSPGSGKTMLCRRLPTVMPPLTREEALEVTSIHSVAGLLHTSQGLITQRPLQAPHYTVSEVGLVGGGLPVRPGQVSLAHLGVLFLDELLEFKKRALAVLDGVLKDGQSVVCQRQTRVVFPARPLTVASVLPCPCGFHGTKDRTCKCPPERIRAYRERLRGAVLDRMDMKAILSGDELKGSRSECSADMRARVVKAREEQKNRFEKLVVTEAVNGRLSLADLDRVAKPDDKGQRMLGQAVERVGLSAELHAKVLRVSRTIADLDGSDAVRAHHIAEALNAAPLVT
- a CDS encoding DUF6573 family protein: MSDEDDDVGGEFVLIAAYSRAQALEDGTLVDVTELAKQAGIKAPVALTRSVWERYVELSPAAEKAGNDTTGRTWDILWMFRCAALQRPDEVEVRYELHVVTDTIEPSLVELKAIIGPGDDGEAVITILLPEED
- a CDS encoding vWA domain-containing protein; translated protein: MGTFLQARRRHLCVKEASFEDAEKAGDLWNAIVGLGRDPPTRSFAEAVRDTVPAEYMAFLALDEVGAAYAFGLLWKAGKHVPEGASGFDMRSAAREEWATFDKKAKQVKHLSDGFGWDLSAAWAQVRQVDATGDDMDRIERIARLAGRMFASLRGAHASKVHGVSGEVYSVEQGNDVARLLPAETVLLTDPQIEIVALERIASRRAAQYAVRGTTKKSKGPLVLALDESGSMSGIRNEWAKAAAVALARVASEENRPVAVVHYATSTVVQIVKPGDSAGIVKMILHFLSGGTAIGLALGVAVDQVKALAQKGQHGADIILVTDGIDRNEEEQKKSVDAASSIGARLWTVAIECSIAEDSPLRKRSAQYTELNDKAMTEGSSITLLAEAT
- a CDS encoding AAA family ATPase, producing MKKNGSIDIGSVRARFRAVRDGLNAAFREREDAIECIILAALSQSHALLVGPPGTAKSALFFGFLASFPDARKFQTLVTKFGTEDEYFGPVKLSALKNDLWERNLDGRLAAVECAFLDEVFKGSDSVLNAFLSAMNERLYKGQPIPLRLLVGASNELPEEEILAAIYDRFLLRDVVEYVQADATWMQLVAAPPEYKPAAQIALAEWDAACKDVQRLEVPQRVVEELLRLRTALKADGLVLSDRRWIALTRVLKAAAWLDDAPTVELDHLSVLKYGLWNKPEDRARVVAVLQTVDRSVVAQAIDIVDEALRGYANRPTEPASYQSALPQLADKVTEAGKRVQDMLKNGVSRRAHARIQPKLDELKKAHDALTADLSKRYALP
- a CDS encoding JAB domain-containing protein translates to MTGSPDASLTAPIINLKPSTTENLIDLVLGRPGVAAHVLASLGGLPTLARFTPTALTERFGLTLDEATRLAAAFELGHRRLIEGASAPKITCSASVAAWAHPRLGHLAHEEMHIIALSGQNEFRGARLIARGGLHALAVRTSDILRAALELAASGFVLVHNHPGGDHNPSIEDVKLTVRVQGIADLIGMPLVDHIIVTASGRFSSFVADEWVRRATQEQ
- a CDS encoding DUF1016 N-terminal domain-containing protein; amino-acid sequence: MPRNTAAAEVETTVDEQAQAEEMAPELRDRCDKVRKALVKAGPQDTRARYQLGELVKDAKTDEEKYGKKAVAQIAVSLGYDEKTLYRYALVAKAWSLDELNELLKQSSLKTGMPIGFSHLLEIAGIDDKRKRRKYVNQVLKEGLSVRELKVRITAERVAAGEEPEIDTAKTLSGMRSASKNWLGRVRDWEERLLPALDGAPPTPEVRAKFEEMLEQQRELVKRLQNVNERLDSWLGAPPASAEQPTLKDAQEDELEEDDEAEASGDAEAHDHAQAEEEDEAEEEAAAPEQARTA